The stretch of DNA CAGGCCGATGCCCTGCTCCTCCACCGTTGCAGCGCTCTCAGGGAACCACGGATACTGGCTCACCTGCACAAAACCTACATCCTGGACAAAGAGTACTATTCTTCGGTGGAGGCAAGCACCCTGCGCGCCATCTACTATGAAACTCTGACAGAACAACGCAGGCAGGCATTTCAGGCTGCTTCAAAAAACATCTATTCTGAAATGCTGCACCCGGCACCGAAAGCCTATTGCTTTGCTACCGGCCCGAGCTTCGATCGTTACCGCGAGTTTCAATATGAGCCGGAAGCCTTTAAGGTCATCTGCAACAGCACCGTGAAAAACCACGATTTCCTGCGCTATATCGGCAATCCCCACGTGCTGGTTTTCGCTGACCCGGTGTTTCATTTCAGCCCCTGCCGCTATGCAGCCGTTTTTCGCCAGCAGGTGCTGGATGCTTTCCGCACATTTCAATTTCACATTGCCGTGCCCCATTACACGCAGCCGCTGCTGCTGCAGCATTTTCCTGAGCTGGAGGGTAAACTTATCGGCATGTATATGCGCAGATACCTGCCCCTCAATTTTCCCACACCCGAAAAATTTTGGGTAAAAAGCACTGCCAACATCCTCACCGCTCTCATGCTGCCTATCGCCTCTGCCGCAGCCGATGCGATTTACATCATAGGAGCTGACGGGCGGGAGAAAGGGGAAAACTACTTCTGGAAACACAGCAAGACCGCCCAGTATGACGACCTGATGCAATCGGCCTTTGATACGCATCCTTCCTTCTTCCGCGACCGCGATTATGAAGATTATTATGACGAGCACTGTGCCTTCCTGGAAAAAATGATTGAATTTGGCGAAGCAAACGGAAAGAAATATTTTTCACTGACGCCTTCGTATATCCCGGCACTGAGGGAAAGGAGGATAAAATAAATTCATGCCGGCAACACCTGCGTGCACACCGCAATGACACCGGCAAAAAGATCAAAAATGAATCTCAAACACACGCTTAAGCAAAACAAACTGACCATCGGTTCATGGATTACTATCGGCCACCCGTCTGTGGCTGAAATCCTCTGCTCTGCCGGTTTTGACTGGCTGACGATAGATCTGGAGCATAGCCCCATTGACCTGGAAACGGCCCAGACCCTCATTGCTCTCATTCAGGGGAAAGGGTTGAAAGCGCTGGTGCGCGTGGGAAAAAATGAGGAGGTGATTATCAAGCGCGTGATGGATGCCGGAGCTGACGGGGTAATCGTTCCGATGATTAACAGCCGACAGGATGCGGAGCAGGCAGTGAGCTTTACCAAATACCCCCCGGCCGGCAAACGCGGTGTCGGGCTGGCACGCGCCCAGCGTTACGGAACCGGCTTTGATGCTTACAAAAGGTGGCTGGAAGAAGAAGCCATTGTCATCGCGCAGATTGAACACGTTCAGGCGGTAGATAATATTGAGGAAATCATCGCTGTGCCGGGTATTGACGGCACCATCATCGGGCCATATGACCTCTCCGGCTCGCTGGGCATTGCCGGTCAACTGGACCACCCGCTGCTGCAGGAAAAAGTAAAAGCAGTGGAAGCAGCCTGCAAAAAACAGAACTTCCCGCTGGGCTACCACGTCATCCAATCAGACCATAAGAAAATGCTGGAGAAGATCCGCGAAGGCTATACCTTTCTGGCTTTCAGTCTTGATTTTTTCTTTCTGGGTGATAAAGCCAGAGAGGAAATGAGGATGATCCGGTCGTAATCGGGTAAAAAGCCTTCGGCTCTCTTCACCCGTCCCTCAGGCGTCAGCCCAGGTCCAGGTATGTTGCACTGATGGCATCGGCTATCTGCTGAAATTCCTCTCTGGAGAGCTTTACCCGTGGATTGGAAAAGCTGAGGTCATGAATGCCGTTGATGGGGCACAGGTGAATATGCGCGTGCGGCACTTCCAGCCCGATCACGGCCATGCCGATTCGGGCACAGGGAATGACCGCCTGAATTGCCCTGGCTACTTTCTTTGAAAAAGAGAAAAGCTCACTATACAGGGGGTCGTCAATGTCAAACAGATAGTCAATTTCGGCCTTCGGAATAACCAGGGTATGGCCTTTGGCCAGGGGGTTGATATCCAGAAACGCCAGGCAGCTTTCGGTTTCGGCAACTTTATAGCAGGGCAATTCACCCCGGACTATACGAGTAAAAACACTGGCCATCTCAGCGGCTGATTGACAGGATTTCAAATTTTATCAATCCCCCGGGGGTTTGTATTTCCACTTGTTCTCCTGCTCTTTTACCGAGAAGCCCCTTGCCAATGGGAGAGGTTACTGAAATTTTACCCTTTTTGATGTCCGCTTCATTTTCTGAGACAAGGGTATATTTGAACGTTTTGTTCACCTTCAGGTTTTTCACCTCTACGGTGGAAAGAATAACAACCGTTGAGGTATCCGCGGCGGCCTCAATAACCCTTGCCTTAGCCACAATTTCATTGAGCTGCGCAATCCGCGCTTCCAGATGTCCCTGCGCCTCTTTTGCAGCATGATATTCTGCATTCTCGGACAAATCACCTTTAGCCCGCGCCTCTGCAATCTCCTGAGCTATATCTTTTCTGGCTTTGGTTTTAAGATGATTCAGCTCTTGCTTAAGCT from Chitinophagales bacterium encodes:
- the greA gene encoding transcription elongation factor GreA, with translation MSDVHYMTPEGLEKLKQELNHLKTKARKDIAQEIAEARAKGDLSENAEYHAAKEAQGHLEARIAQLNEIVAKARVIEAAADTSTVVILSTVEVKNLKVNKTFKYTLVSENEADIKKGKISVTSPIGKGLLGKRAGEQVEIQTPGGLIKFEILSISR
- a CDS encoding HIT family protein; this translates as MASVFTRIVRGELPCYKVAETESCLAFLDINPLAKGHTLVIPKAEIDYLFDIDDPLYSELFSFSKKVARAIQAVIPCARIGMAVIGLEVPHAHIHLCPINGIHDLSFSNPRVKLSREEFQQIADAISATYLDLG
- the hpcH gene encoding 2,4-dihydroxyhept-2-ene-1,7-dioic acid aldolase, which gives rise to MNLKHTLKQNKLTIGSWITIGHPSVAEILCSAGFDWLTIDLEHSPIDLETAQTLIALIQGKGLKALVRVGKNEEVIIKRVMDAGADGVIVPMINSRQDAEQAVSFTKYPPAGKRGVGLARAQRYGTGFDAYKRWLEEEAIVIAQIEHVQAVDNIEEIIAVPGIDGTIIGPYDLSGSLGIAGQLDHPLLQEKVKAVEAACKKQNFPLGYHVIQSDHKKMLEKIREGYTFLAFSLDFFFLGDKAREEMRMIRS